The Porphyrobacter sp. HT-58-2 genome segment CGGCCCGGGGCAAGCATGGCAGACCACCGAGCAGTTCTTCGAGACCATCGTCCAGAACCTAGAAAAGGAAATGGCCAGCTGGGCCTGATCTCTTTCTGACAGCATCAAAAGCCGGGTGGGTCAAACGGTCCGCCCGGCTTTTTTTGTTGTGCAAGCTGTTGGTGACAGTGCGTCCTTCGCGCGTTAAGCCCGCTAAGTGGCTGGCGAACTGACCCTCTCTCCGTTCCTGTCCGATGCGCTGGTGATCCTGGGTGCCGCCGGGATCGTCATTCCTGTCTTCGCGCGTTTCCGGATTACGCCCATCATCGGCTTCATCCTGATCGGTGTGCTTGTCGGCCCCTATGGCCTCGGCTCACTGGTCGAACGAATACCTTGGCTTTACTTCGTAACGATCAGCGACCCGGAATCGCTTACCCCATTTGCCGATTTCGGCATCGTGCTGCTGCTGTTCGCGATCGGGCTTGAGCTGTCGTTCAACCGCCTCTGGCAGATGCGCAAGCTGGTGTTTGGCCTTGGCGCGCTTGAAGTGCTGATCATCGGCGCCTCGCTTGCAGCCTTCGTCGGATTTGCAGGCAGCATGACCTTCACAGGGGCGCTGGCACTGGGGTTTGCGCTGGCATTTTCGTCAACTGCGATCGTGCTGCCGATCTCTGGTACCCGCACACCGGTAGGGCGCGCGGCGCTGTCGATGCTGTTGTTCGAGGACATCATGATCGTCCCGATCATCTTCATCCTCGGCGCGCTGGCCCCCAATGCGCAGGGCGATGGCTGGGAAGGCCTGGTCACGACCCTGTGGCAGGGCGGCCTTGTGATTGCGGTGCTGCTGGTGGTGGGCCGCGTTGCCCTTCCCCGCCTGTTCGCACAGGCCGCGCGCACCAAGAGCCCGGAACTGTTCCTTGCCGCCTCGCTGCTGGTGGTGATCGGCGCGAGCCTTGCGACCGCGCTGGTGGGCCTTTCCCCGATCGTGGGCGCGTTGATTGCCGGGCTCCTGATTGCCGAGACCGAATATCACACGGAAGTCGAGCTCATCATGGAGCCGTTCAAGGGGCTGGCTCTGGGGGTATTCCTGATCACGGTCGGCATGAGTATCAACCTCGTGGCAATCGGCGCGCAGATTGGCGCTCTGACCCTGGCAGTGGTTGGCGTTCTGGTATTCAAGGCGCTGGTCACGGGCGTTCTGCTGCGGCTGATGGGGGCAAGGCGCGGGACTGCGGCGGAAACCGGTGTGCTCATGGCCTCGCCATCCGAAACTACGCTGATCATCCTTGCCGCAGCCACCAGCGCACTGGTGCTCGACATCGAGACCGCGCGGTTCTGGCAGACGGTAACCGCCATCGGCCTGACCATCACGCCATTGCTCGCCAAGCTTGGCGCAGTGCTCGCCCGCCGTGTCGATGGGGCGCCGCAGGTACCGGGTGGAGACGACAGCGACGAGCCGCGAACCATCATTGTCGGAGGAGGGCGCGTCGGGCGACTGGTTGCCGAGATGATGCACACTCATGGCAAGCCCTACGTAATGATCGATTCGAACCCCGATCTGATCGACAATGCCAAGCGCGAAGGTTACCGCGCCACCTTCGGCGATGCGGCACGCGGGGATGCGCTGACGAGGCTGGGCGTGTCTGATGCGCCCGCAGTGGTGCTGACGATGGACGAACCGGTGCTTGCCCAGCGCCTGGTGAGCAAGCTGAGGCGGGAGCATCCCGAGCTTCTGATCGTCGCCCGCGCGCGCGATACCGATCACGCCGCCGCGCTCTACCGTGCAGGCGCCAGCCATGCCGTGCCGGAAACACTCGAAAGCTCACTCCAGCTCTCCGAGGCCGTGCTGGTCGATATTGGCGTCGCCATGGGCCCCGTGATCGCCAGCATCCACGAAAAGCGCGACGAATTCCGCGAACAGCTCGAACGGGACGGTGGCCTCAGCGAAAAGCCGAAGCTGCGCACGTCAAACCTGTCAGCAGGCTAAGGATTGTCCGCAAGTACCCATTGAGCGACCCAGACATAGGGTCGGGCATCGGGCGGATTGCGCAAGGCGAAGGCGCGCTGCGCCGCAATGCAGGTATCATAGGCAATCCGCGCCGTATTGCTCGACCGCACCGGACGACAGCTTGCCACAGCGCCTTGCGCATCGAAGCTTATGGCAACCACCACACGTGCCTCGATCGCATTTTCGAGGGCTTCGCGCGGATAACTCATCGAGCGATGATCGAGATCGGCAAGGTTCAATCGCTCGTTTTCCGGCGGGGTCGGATAGGTGCCGAACAGCACCTGCTGTCGTTCCAGCGGATAGCCGATCGACGCCCGAAACGTCGCCTCGCCTTTGGTGGGCTTATCCTTGCGACTGCGAATGCTCAACCGATAGGTGGCCCGCGTGTAATCGAGAACAAGACCCGGATATTGCCGGAACCGCCCAAGCCGCAGCGCCTGTTCGCACAGCGCCCTGCCTGCCGCCTGAAGGGTGGAAAGGGCATCGAACCGGCATCCCTGCACGACACCGTCGGCACCGATCGTCAGGTCTACGCCAAGCCGTTCGCGACCCTGACGAAAGGCGCTGCGATGGGGCATGAGAACATCGTCTAGAATTCCGAGATCGAGAACACCTGCGCCGGTGACATCGAAAGTCTCGCCTTCAAAGATGACTTCAC includes the following:
- a CDS encoding cation:proton antiporter domain-containing protein — encoded protein: MAGELTLSPFLSDALVILGAAGIVIPVFARFRITPIIGFILIGVLVGPYGLGSLVERIPWLYFVTISDPESLTPFADFGIVLLLFAIGLELSFNRLWQMRKLVFGLGALEVLIIGASLAAFVGFAGSMTFTGALALGFALAFSSTAIVLPISGTRTPVGRAALSMLLFEDIMIVPIIFILGALAPNAQGDGWEGLVTTLWQGGLVIAVLLVVGRVALPRLFAQAARTKSPELFLAASLLVVIGASLATALVGLSPIVGALIAGLLIAETEYHTEVELIMEPFKGLALGVFLITVGMSINLVAIGAQIGALTLAVVGVLVFKALVTGVLLRLMGARRGTAAETGVLMASPSETTLIILAAATSALVLDIETARFWQTVTAIGLTITPLLAKLGAVLARRVDGAPQVPGGDDSDEPRTIIVGGGRVGRLVAEMMHTHGKPYVMIDSNPDLIDNAKREGYRATFGDAARGDALTRLGVSDAPAVVLTMDEPVLAQRLVSKLRREHPELLIVARARDTDHAAALYRAGASHAVPETLESSLQLSEAVLVDIGVAMGPVIASIHEKRDEFREQLERDGGLSEKPKLRTSNLSAG
- a CDS encoding energy transducer TonB — translated: MIAILRGLAAIATLAAGCQVAAQEPREVIFEGETFDVTGAGVLDLGILDDVLMPHRSAFRQGRERLGVDLTIGADGVVQGCRFDALSTLQAAGRALCEQALRLGRFRQYPGLVLDYTRATYRLSIRSRKDKPTKGEATFRASIGYPLERQQVLFGTYPTPPENERLNLADLDHRSMSYPREALENAIEARVVVAISFDAQGAVASCRPVRSSNTARIAYDTCIAAQRAFALRNPPDARPYVWVAQWVLADNP